The Balaenoptera acutorostrata chromosome 13, mBalAcu1.1, whole genome shotgun sequence region TGTGACCCCGCCAGAGCCTCACCCTGTCAGACTAACCTGCCCCAGCACCCCCCACCAGCATCATCACTTCCAGGATGGACTCAAATGACCACACCCAGGTGTCCCCCCACTCCTCTGATTCCACAAGGGATTTATTAGCTTCTCGGACAACAGCGGGGGCAAGGACTACAGACACCCAACTCACCTCATACTGCAGCTTCTGTTTCCCTGCTGGCATGCCCGTGGCTTCGTGAATCTTCACCTTGATAACAGAGACCTATGGGACCGAGGAGAGGTCAGTCACCTCTTGCTAAGGTCAGCTGCAGGAAGCTTCCCCCTGACTCTCTGGTTCCCCTGTACCTGATGCCAGTTGGGGACAGCAACTCATACCTGGTCTGTGAGTGGGAGGGTGAAGACCAGCACCTGTCCGTTCAGCTTCCATTCCGTCTTATCCTGCATGTTGGGCACCTGGACTTTGATGGACACTGGACCCTGCAAAACAGGAGGTGGCCATTATGCCTGGGGAGCCCTGAGTCAATCAGGAACTACGCTCACCTGTTCCTGGGCCAGTCGAGACAATGTCACCTGTCCATCAGGGCTCCTGGACTCTGGCCTGTTTCACTACTGACACCACTTGTGACATAGAACAAATCACTCCCCCTTTTCAAGAATTGGTTTCCCTTCTTTAGAACGATCCCTGCCTACTGGTAAGGCTGGAGCTGAAGAAGAGGCATGAAAGTGCGCTGCAAGCCTCAAGAAGTACCACAGGGGAAAGAATATGAACTGCGAGGTCAGAAGATCTGGGTTCCCAACTCAGCTTCCCTGCTAACTaggtctctctgagcctcaacacCATGTCTGTAAAGCGGCTGATCACAACTGCTGGACGGTGATGTTGTGAGCATTCAACAGACCAAGTACTGTAAAATGTGTGGCTCTGCCCCAGCACTTGAGTAGGTACTCAAGAAATGGAAACTaccatcaaaaaggaaaaaagaaaaaagatttgatCAAATGCactggcggtggggggggggggggctgggaaTGTTTCTGCCTCCTCACTGGAGCTTTCCCAGGCACCAGCAGTGCCAAGGTTCCCAGCTCTTATTTCTAGTACCCCCACAGGATCCCCACAACACACCATCTCCTAAGGGCTGGACCTGGAGGCAAAGGCCACCAAGAAATTAAGAATCACACTCAGGATTCCCTCCAGTGTCCAGAACCCCTTTCACACCTGAGTCCTACTGCCTGTGCAGCTGGGTGTCCCTGCTGGCCTCTGCGACAGTTCACACCAGGCGGACTACTGACAGCTGTCTGCTCCTCTGGCTGCTGACCCCCCCATCTAGTGTGTGCTCAGAAGCTTCACGGGCCTCCAATGGCTGACCCAGGTCCCAGAAGCCAAAACCATGGAAGAATAGGGTGGGCCAGGGAGCGTGTGACTGGGGTAGGACTGGACACCGCCCCCGCCCATCTAGATACTCCAGGCTGTGGGCAGCACTCTGAGATGCATACCTTGTTTCTGCGCAGAAACTCCTCCTCTGGCATGAGGCTGTCCTCGGTCTTCAGTTTCTTGGAGGCAGGCTCATCTTCcatgggaggtggggggtggacaGGCGGCATAGGGGCTGGAGCTGGGACGGGTGCCACAGGCGGTGCGGGCACGAAAGCTGCAAGGACAGGAATAAGCAGCCACATGAGTGGGAGGAAGGGCCCAGGACTCAGGGCTGGTGAGAGTGAAAAGGGGAGATTGCAAAGGTTTCCCATTTCTCCCAGAGGTGTGAAGGACCACTCCTTGCTGAGTCTGGCAGCCAGTAAGTTCCCTGGCAGGGGGACCTGGGAGACTGCCCAGATTGGGTAGCAGGAAACTGAAGGAGGGGCAGGACCGATGGATGGAACAGGTGGCAGCCAACAGCAAGCATCATCAGGCCTCTGTGCCTGTCCAGGCTGACCCCTCTGGGTGCacagaccccagctctgccatATCAGCCTACCTCCCCCAGGAGCCATAAGCCCCTGGCTCCCAGCTCAGGGATCTCTCACATGGTGAACTCAAGGCTCTCCTTTGAGCTGGACCACCAGCTGGAACAGCTGGCACTACCATCAGCCACTGCTCTGCTCAGGGCTTGGCCTGTAGTCCTGACCCACTGACCTGTCGGCACAATCATGGGTGGTGGGCGGGGTGCCATGATAGGAGGGGCCGAGGGAGGCATGGGCACCACGTTGATCCTGGGCGCGTGGATGATCGGTGGCATGGGGGCGATCACCGAGCCGGGGGGCAGTCGGACCACTGATGCCATCGGGGGCCGGGGCATGACGGGTACTGCAGACACAACTGTGGTACGGACAGGAGGTGGCATCTGTGGGGGTGAAGACCCACAGGTCACAGGAAGCCAAGGCTGCACTCTAAGAGCACACACAGCTGGCAACTGGCCACCTGCAGCTTTGAGGATGGGGCTGGATAGCTTCAACTCAGCCCCCTGGGGCTGAGAGTGCAGCCTCACACTGGGCCCTGACAGGAACTACGCTGAGAGAGGCCCAGGGCAACACTCTTTCCACTTGGGACTCAACCAACTGCTCCTGGCAAACACTGAGAGAGCCACTGAAGACACTGACCTCCATTTAGCCCCCTGGAGTCAGGCCAGCAGTCCTCCAAGACCCATTAAGCCCTCCAGCCCGTCCCTGACCCAAGCCTGCTTCTCACATTTGCCACTCGCCTCCCTCCCTGTTCCAAGCCTCCCACACAGATGGAAAATCAGGCTGGAGGTTCCCACTTCTAACTAAAGGGTTCTTTTTCTCTCGACTTGACCCACTCAGCGCTTGGGCCCGCTGTGAGATAGCTGCCCTTCTCAGCCTGCAATGTCTAACCCCAAGAGCCCAGCTCTGAAAGACCAGTCACAGGGTGGCTGCTGGCTAACCGCGGGTGGCCGGGGCACCGAGGtaatgggtggggctgagctGGGGATGTTGGTGGCTGAAGACGGAGGTGGTGGCTGCTGGGGGATTTCATTGGGCTTGCTGGGGCCAATCTTCTCCTTGGTATCATCTTCTGGCACCAAGCCCTTAGCCTTGTGGATGGCCTCGATCTGCTCCTGGAGGGTGATATTGGCCTGGGCAGCCTGCTGGGTCCGGGCCATGCTGCCGGAATGACCATCCCAGGTCACCTGCATGGGAAAGCAAAGCCACAGCTTGTCAGGGCTCCTGGAACTGAGCCCAAGTGTGAGTCTGACGGCAGGGAAGGCACTAAGAGTCATCTGAGCTGCaccttttcctctggcttctggaTCTCCTCCTCGCCAATCTTCTTACCAATGGCCGTTTCCTCTACACCAAAGATGTCGGTACGCCGCTCAGCCAGCTGTTTCAAGCTGCTCTCAATATCCAGACCTGGAAATAGTCACAGAACGGAGGCAGGGGACAGAAAGGGAAACTAAACCAGATGCCCTTCTGACAACACAGCAGCTCTACTGGTGCAGGGTGGAGGCTGTTCTCATGGGACAAGGCTATCTCTGGGTCCCAATACAGCACGCCTGTCCTCTGAGCCTAGGGAAGGCTGCCCAACGAGCACTAAGCCTGTAAACCAGGGCTTGTCCAACCCCTTGACTTACAAAAGGCAACTGAGAAGACAGGGTCACGTTGAATGGCGTGGAAAGTAGCAGAGTCAGGACTAAAAGCCTGGTCTCCTGCCTCCAGGACAGTTTCCTCCCTCCCTATCATGCTGCTTCTCACACACAGTCAAGGCACCATGTCTCATTTCAAGGTGCTCAGTGTACTCCAGCCATCAGAGCCTTCATTCTAAGACAGCCCTGAGAGTGAGCACCTCTCCCAGCTGTAGTCAGATCTTGCACTAGGACGTCAATGGACACATGCTATCCACATCAGGTGCCTACCTTTGGAAGAATCCCTATGAAGAGTCCTTCTAGAAAATGGGAAGTTATTTTGTAGTGTCATAGGCTGCACCTATCCTCAAAAGCTTTTATTGACCTTAATTGTTACCTTCTATGCTTGGTTAAAGCATAAAGTTGATCAGAGATTCCCCATGGGCCAAAGTGAGTTGGGGCTGAGTCAAAGAAGGGGTGTGGACAGAGTGGGAGATGCCCCCCAACCTCACCTGGTGCGTACACCTCATCATCACTCTGCTTCTCACGAATGGAGCGATCTCGCTGCTCCAGCCAACGGGGGTCAAGAAGCCCAATGCGCATGTGTTCCTGCATTTTGCTGGCAGGGATCTTCTCCCCAGTGATGGGGGACACGAGATATTCATCTGGAGCAGGGGCTGGAGGCAGGGGCTTGGAAGCTAAAAAGCAAGAGATTCTTGAGTGAGAATACTGGGTGGCAGCCCAGGTTAAGAGGGTGCTATTTCATTTGTGCACCATCCATTCAGTGCCACGCTGTACCTGGCACTATGCATTGCACCAGAGCACCAGCGATGACGAAGTCCCATTCCCCATCGTGAGGCCTATGACAGAGGAGCTATCAATGCCTTTATGACAAGCCACCTCGAGCCCTCCTAAAAATGGACAGGTCTGAGGAACATGAGGGCAGAAGAGCAGAACCAACCTTTTGGGTCATAGTCCTTCCGGACAATGACCTGGTCTGGAGTTGGGGGCAGAGGCGGTGGCATGGGTGTCTCTGGAGGTGGGGGCACTTTCTGCCCTTCTTCTTCATCATCTGAACCCTGAAAAGCAAAGTAGTGGCAGGACTCAGAGAGGGGATGAGAAGCCACCTCCCTGCAGCTGAGCCCTGGTGGCTCTCAGGGTGGCAAAGAGCCTAGGCCCCTGCCGGTCAGCATCCATGTGCTAAGCCTCCCAGGGCAGCCGAGGCCAGCCGGCAGCTGGCCAAGctgcttcctcacagcatgaATGGGAGGGCTGGGGGCCGTGGTGCTAACACTCTGCCCAGGCGTTTCCAGTAGCTGGCACCAGGCAGTCACAGGAGGCCAAGGGCACTTAACGTGATGGAGAGGGGTGCGGGGAACAAGTCTGTGTTCAATGGTAGCTGCTCAAGAAGCAAtgctgggagggagagaaaaagtcaATTCCCAGACACATGTGCCTTTATTCTCAGGCTGCACACAAATTCTTTCCGAGGGGAGGAAAGCAGTTTGGCTCTGGAGACTCTATGCCTGCTTGGAGAGCCTGCCTCGATGGGGGTAGAGGAGGCCGAAAGCCACTTAGCAAAGctctggaggacttccctggaggtccagtggttaggactccgtgcttccactgcaggggggatgggttcgatccctggtcggggaactaggatcccgcgtgccacacgGTGTGCGCCCCcacccagaaaaaaagaaaagctctggAAACTGCTGATCATTTGGGCCTCAGCGCAAAAGCGTCAAAGTACATGGTATAGAGGTTTCCCTAACTGAGAGCCAGCCTGGGGTCGGTAGTGAGCAGGGCCCCTGGGCAAAGGAGGAAGGTCACAGAACAGGGCCAGCACAGCTTTCAGATCCTTGCCTATGAATGAATCTTTGTTGCCTGAGCTGGAAAGAGGCTCTGTGCTGCCTGCGCTTGGGCAGCTACTCAGCCAGGACTCCTTCAGGAACCCACACTTCCTTTCAAGATTCACAAGGGAGCTGGACTTCTCTGGAGGAGAGCACCTCCATCTTCTTGGGCTCCAGGAGCATACCTCATCCATGTCTTGCACTTGGGTGTCCTGGTCCAGCTGGGACGGAGGCTCCTCTGCCTTCTCCTGTTTCTCGTCCTCCTCATCAGACTCGACCTCCATCTCGACCTCCTCACTCTCCCCAAACTTCTCGTAGCGCTCCTGAATGAGGATTCGGGCCCCCAGCTCctctggggtggtggggggagggaagttCCCTGGCAAAGGGTGAGCCAGAGTCAAAGGCAGGGTTCCACAGATGCTCCTTATCAAAGCCCCATCTATCTGCCCTCTCCACACTGTCAACTCTCTGAGGGCTGGGACTGTCTGATTCCTCTCCTATCTCCAGAGGCCCACCCGTTGGGCCATTATTGTCAGGCACGATAATATTTGTTCAATTGGGTTTAACTGGGGCAATGTGGTAGAAGTGAAGTCTTCCAgaagcagagaagaaacagaTGCCCATAGAACCCTCTGAGGCATTCTGCTGCTCCTTGGGGACAGCTGGAAGAGATCTCCCAGGATGGCTCCAAGCTCCTGGCTCCCCTAACTGGAGTCACAGACCTACCTTCCTCATAGACGTACCTTCCTCATAGACGTACCTTCCTCATAGACCTACCTTCCTCATAGACCTACCTTCCTCATAGACCTACCTTGCTCATTGGGTTGGAAGTCCACTGTTTCCACCACCACAAAATCATGCCAGTCAATCTGAGCATAGGCCACCcg contains the following coding sequences:
- the SF3A1 gene encoding splicing factor 3A subunit 1; the encoded protein is MPAGPVQAVPPPPPAATEPKQPTEEEASSKEDSTPSKPVVGIIYPPPEVRNIVDKTASFVARNGPEFEARIRQNEINNPKFNFLNPNDPYHAYYRHKVSEFKEGKAQEPSAAIPKVMQQQQQATQQQLPQKVQAQVIQETIVPKEPPPEFEFIADPPSISAFDLDVVKLTAQFVARNGRQFLTQLMQKEQRNYQFDFLRPQHSLFNYFTKLVEQYTKILIPPKGLFTKLKKEAENPREVLDQVCYRVEWAKFQERERKKEEEEKEKERVAYAQIDWHDFVVVETVDFQPNEQGNFPPPTTPEELGARILIQERYEKFGESEEVEMEVESDEEDEKQEKAEEPPSQLDQDTQVQDMDEGSDDEEEGQKVPPPPETPMPPPLPPTPDQVIVRKDYDPKASKPLPPAPAPDEYLVSPITGEKIPASKMQEHMRIGLLDPRWLEQRDRSIREKQSDDEVYAPGLDIESSLKQLAERRTDIFGVEETAIGKKIGEEEIQKPEEKVTWDGHSGSMARTQQAAQANITLQEQIEAIHKAKGLVPEDDTKEKIGPSKPNEIPQQPPPPSSATNIPSSAPPITSVPRPPAMPPPVRTTVVSAVPVMPRPPMASVVRLPPGSVIAPMPPIIHAPRINVVPMPPSAPPIMAPRPPPMIVPTAFVPAPPVAPVPAPAPMPPVHPPPPMEDEPASKKLKTEDSLMPEEEFLRRNKGPVSIKVQVPNMQDKTEWKLNGQVLVFTLPLTDQVSVIKVKIHEATGMPAGKQKLQYEGIFIKDSNSLAYYNMANGAIIHLALKERGGRKK